The Thioalkalivibrio thiocyanodenitrificans ARhD 1 genome window below encodes:
- the leuS gene encoding leucine--tRNA ligase translates to MHEHYEPEPLERQAIDWWEENGTFRAREDAPGEPFYCLSMFPYPSGRLHMGHVRNYTIGDVIARYQRMQGRNVLQPMGWDAFGLPAENAAIQHGVPPAQWTYENIDYMRGQLKRLGFGYDWDRELATCRPEYYRWEQWLFTRLMKKGLAYKKTAMVNWDPVDQTVLANEQVIDGKGWRSGAPVERREIPQWFLRITDYADELLKGLDGLEAWPDQVRTMQRNWIGRSEGVELEFAVEGEAPLTVYTTRPDTLMGVSYVGLAPEHPLAVKAAGDDARLAEFIEQCRHTKVSEADMATLEKQGMDTGLTAVHPVTGEPVPIWVANFVLMEYGTGAVMAVPAHDERDWAFAKQFDLPIRQVIIPAEDGVEVDLEQGAFTDKGVLVESAQFNGLSSDQAFDAIADFLEKADKGRRRVNFRLRDWGVSRQRYWGCPIPVINCPACGPVPVPEEDLPVVLPEDVAFDGLGSPIKKMPGFYETTCPGCGGKAERETDTFDTFFESSWYYARYACPDADDAMLDRRARHWLPVDQYIGGIEHAVLHLLYARFFHKLMRDEGLVSSDEPFARLLTQGMVLKDGAKMSKSKGNTVDPESLIQRYGADTVRLFMMFAAPPELSLEWSDSAVEGAHRFLRRLWKQVYGHVQGGRVPALDTSALTAEQQALRRKLHQTLAKVSDDVGRRYTFNTAIAACMELMNELGRFEDTSAQGRAVMQEALEITVLMLAPIVPHIAHALWRELGHDGAAVDERWPRVDESALESDTVELVVQVNGKLRGQVQVAADADRPAVEEAALADENVQRHIEGRTVVKMIVVPGRLVNVVVK, encoded by the coding sequence ATGCACGAACACTACGAACCCGAACCACTGGAACGACAAGCCATTGACTGGTGGGAGGAAAATGGCACGTTTCGCGCCCGGGAGGATGCCCCGGGGGAACCCTTCTATTGCCTGTCCATGTTTCCATACCCCTCCGGGCGGCTGCACATGGGCCATGTGCGCAACTACACCATCGGCGATGTGATCGCCCGCTATCAGCGCATGCAGGGCAGGAATGTCCTGCAGCCCATGGGATGGGACGCGTTCGGCCTGCCGGCGGAGAACGCCGCCATCCAGCACGGCGTGCCTCCGGCCCAATGGACCTACGAGAACATCGATTACATGCGCGGGCAGTTGAAGCGCCTCGGCTTCGGCTATGACTGGGACCGGGAACTGGCCACCTGCCGGCCCGAGTACTATCGCTGGGAGCAGTGGTTGTTCACCCGGCTGATGAAAAAGGGCCTGGCCTACAAGAAGACCGCGATGGTGAATTGGGATCCGGTGGACCAGACCGTGCTGGCCAACGAGCAGGTGATCGATGGCAAGGGCTGGCGCTCGGGCGCGCCGGTGGAGCGCCGCGAGATTCCCCAGTGGTTCCTGCGCATCACGGACTACGCCGATGAACTGCTCAAGGGGCTGGACGGCCTGGAGGCGTGGCCGGATCAGGTGCGCACCATGCAGCGCAACTGGATCGGCCGCTCCGAGGGCGTGGAACTGGAATTCGCGGTCGAGGGCGAGGCGCCGCTTACCGTCTACACTACTCGGCCCGACACGCTCATGGGCGTGAGCTACGTGGGCCTGGCCCCTGAGCACCCGCTTGCGGTCAAGGCCGCCGGGGATGATGCGAGGCTCGCCGAATTCATCGAGCAGTGCCGCCATACCAAGGTCTCCGAGGCGGACATGGCGACGCTCGAGAAGCAGGGCATGGATACGGGCCTGACGGCCGTGCACCCGGTCACCGGCGAGCCGGTGCCCATCTGGGTGGCCAACTTCGTGCTGATGGAATACGGCACCGGCGCGGTCATGGCGGTACCCGCCCACGACGAACGGGACTGGGCGTTCGCGAAACAGTTCGACCTGCCCATCCGGCAGGTGATCATCCCCGCCGAGGATGGCGTGGAAGTGGACCTGGAGCAGGGTGCCTTCACCGACAAGGGTGTGCTGGTGGAATCGGCCCAGTTCAACGGACTTTCCTCAGATCAGGCCTTCGACGCCATCGCCGATTTCCTGGAGAAGGCGGACAAGGGGCGCCGTCGGGTGAACTTCCGGCTGCGGGACTGGGGCGTGTCGCGCCAGCGCTACTGGGGCTGCCCGATCCCGGTGATCAATTGCCCGGCCTGCGGCCCGGTGCCGGTACCGGAGGAGGATCTCCCGGTGGTACTGCCCGAGGATGTGGCCTTTGACGGACTGGGGTCGCCCATCAAGAAGATGCCCGGGTTCTACGAGACCACCTGCCCCGGGTGCGGCGGCAAGGCGGAGCGGGAGACGGACACCTTCGATACCTTCTTCGAATCCTCCTGGTATTACGCGCGCTATGCCTGCCCGGACGCGGATGATGCCATGCTGGACCGGCGGGCCCGCCACTGGCTGCCGGTGGATCAGTACATCGGGGGCATCGAGCACGCGGTGCTGCATCTGCTCTATGCGCGCTTCTTCCACAAACTCATGCGCGACGAGGGCCTGGTGTCGAGCGACGAGCCGTTCGCCCGCCTGCTCACCCAGGGCATGGTGCTCAAGGACGGGGCGAAGATGTCCAAGTCCAAGGGCAACACCGTGGACCCGGAATCGCTGATCCAACGCTACGGCGCCGACACCGTACGCCTGTTCATGATGTTCGCCGCGCCGCCGGAGTTGTCGCTGGAATGGTCGGACTCGGCGGTGGAGGGGGCACATCGCTTCCTGCGGCGCCTGTGGAAGCAGGTTTACGGGCATGTCCAGGGTGGCCGCGTGCCCGCGCTCGACACGTCGGCGCTCACTGCCGAACAACAGGCGCTGCGCCGCAAGCTGCACCAGACGCTCGCCAAGGTGAGCGATGACGTCGGGCGGCGTTACACCTTCAATACGGCCATTGCCGCGTGCATGGAACTGATGAACGAACTGGGCCGTTTCGAGGACACCAGCGCCCAGGGCCGCGCCGTGATGCAGGAGGCACTGGAGATCACCGTGCTCATGCTTGCCCCCATCGTGCCCCACATCGCCCATGCGCTCTGGCGGGAACTGGGCCATGACGGTGCCGCCGTGGACGAACGCTGGCCGCGAGTGGACGAATCAGCGCTCGAAAGCGATACCGTGGAACTGGTGGTGCAGGTCAACGGCAAGCTGCGCGGCCAGGTCCAGGTGGCCGCCGATGCCGATCGCCCCGCGGTCGAGGAAGCCGCGCTTGCTGATGAGAATGTGCAGCGGCACATCGAAGGCAGGACGGTGGTGAAGATGATCGTTGTACCGGGACGGCTCGTGAATGTAGTGGTGAAGTGA
- a CDS encoding TusE/DsrC/DsvC family sulfur relay protein produces the protein MSSEMNEILNPGSVTRDPAFKHAPLGWTREDAIREAESDGLTLTDDHWEVVRSLQEYYQRHEDGRVNLRELHDALEERFHSRGGRKYLFALFPKGPVAQGCRIAGLKPPVGTVESGFGSVA, from the coding sequence ATGAGTTCCGAAATGAACGAGATTCTCAATCCCGGTTCTGTCACTCGCGACCCCGCCTTCAAGCATGCCCCCCTGGGCTGGACCCGGGAAGACGCCATACGCGAGGCCGAGTCTGATGGTCTGACACTCACCGACGACCACTGGGAGGTGGTCCGATCCCTTCAGGAGTACTACCAACGCCACGAGGACGGCCGCGTCAACCTGCGCGAACTGCACGACGCCCTGGAGGAACGTTTCCACAGCCGCGGCGGCAGGAAATACCTGTTCGCCCTGTTCCCCAAGGGCCCCGTGGCCCAGGGCTGCCGCATCGCAGGCCTCAAACCCCCGGTCGGTACAGTGGAGTCGGGCTTCGGCAGCGTCGCCTGA
- a CDS encoding ABC transporter ATP-binding protein, with translation MSSVEFRGVRKAFDGNAVIPGLDLSIRDGEFLVLLGPSGCGKSTLMRMLAGLEEASAGEILMDGRVVNALSPQARNVAMVFQNYALYPHMRVRDNLAFPLRMRGLKRAEIDRRVREAAATLGLGDLLERRPGELSGGQRQRVAMGRAIVREPAVFLMDEPLSNLDARLRVQVRTEIAALQQRLGTTTLYVTHDQVEAMTLGQRVAVMDAGRLQQVAEPLTLYRRPANRFVAGFLGNPSMNIFPLRMQTAGGRVQMQLAGQWLDLPAGAPAGASHAGLRPEHFALASAERSAALKLRVEALESLGHETLVYFLDAGAAGTVLCAARVAGQVRCQRGENLDVSVDVQAIHWFDAAGVSL, from the coding sequence ATGTCTTCGGTTGAGTTCAGGGGGGTCAGGAAGGCATTCGACGGGAACGCGGTGATCCCGGGGCTGGATCTCTCCATCCGGGACGGGGAGTTCCTGGTGCTGCTCGGGCCCTCGGGGTGCGGCAAGTCGACGCTGATGCGCATGCTGGCGGGGCTGGAGGAGGCGAGTGCCGGGGAGATCCTCATGGACGGACGGGTGGTGAACGCGCTTTCGCCGCAGGCCCGCAACGTGGCCATGGTGTTTCAGAACTATGCCCTCTATCCCCACATGCGGGTGCGCGACAACCTGGCCTTTCCGCTGCGCATGCGCGGTCTGAAGCGTGCCGAGATCGACCGCCGCGTGCGGGAGGCGGCCGCGACCCTGGGGCTGGGGGATCTGCTGGAGCGCCGGCCCGGGGAACTCTCCGGCGGCCAGCGCCAGCGGGTGGCCATGGGACGGGCGATCGTGCGCGAGCCGGCCGTGTTCCTGATGGACGAGCCCCTCTCCAACCTGGACGCCCGCCTGCGGGTGCAGGTCCGCACCGAGATCGCCGCGCTGCAGCAGCGCCTGGGCACCACCACCCTCTATGTCACCCACGACCAGGTGGAGGCCATGACCCTCGGCCAGCGGGTGGCGGTGATGGACGCGGGGCGGCTGCAGCAGGTGGCCGAGCCCCTGACCCTGTACCGGCGGCCCGCCAACCGCTTCGTGGCCGGCTTCCTGGGCAACCCGTCCATGAATATTTTTCCCCTGCGTATGCAAACGGCAGGCGGCCGAGTACAGATGCAACTGGCCGGACAGTGGCTGGATCTGCCCGCCGGGGCGCCGGCGGGCGCCAGTCACGCCGGGTTGCGCCCGGAGCATTTCGCCCTGGCCTCGGCCGAACGGTCGGCGGCCCTGAAACTGCGGGTGGAAGCCCTGGAATCACTGGGGCACGAGACGCTGGTGTACTTCCTGGACGCGGGTGCGGCCGGCACGGTCCTGTGTGCGGCGCGGGTGGCCGGGCAGGTGCGCTGTCAGCGCGGTGAGAACCTGGACGTCTCCGTGGACGTCCAGGCGATCCACTGGTTCGACGCTGCGGGGGTCAGCCTCTAA
- a CDS encoding carbohydrate ABC transporter permease, producing MSRPGLVVRMVLAYVLLLACTALFFGPVLFMLAGSVKPDALVLAEAGTLRAFVPESASLENYRSVFERVPFASYMASSLIINGLIVGLGLAVNAFAGYALARLRWWGRNAVLALVLALLVIPFEAIAIPLFYQVSWLGWRDDHLVQAIPFVANPLAIYLFYSFFLGLPRELEEAARIDGAGVLRTFLTIVIPNSRAAFASVAIVTFLFHWGMYLWPLLMTTSEQVRPLPLGIATFYTLPPLAWGDILAFGVLMVLPVLVVFVVFQRGFVQGVAWAGVKG from the coding sequence ATGAGCCGCCCCGGTCTCGTGGTGCGCATGGTGCTGGCCTATGTCCTGCTGCTGGCCTGCACGGCGCTGTTCTTCGGACCCGTGCTGTTCATGCTGGCGGGCAGCGTCAAGCCCGATGCGCTGGTGCTGGCGGAGGCGGGCACGCTGCGCGCCTTCGTCCCGGAGTCGGCCAGCCTGGAGAACTACCGCTCGGTATTCGAGCGGGTGCCGTTTGCCAGCTACATGGCGAGCTCGCTGATCATCAACGGGCTCATCGTCGGGCTCGGCCTCGCGGTGAACGCCTTCGCGGGGTACGCCCTGGCGCGCCTGCGCTGGTGGGGAAGAAATGCAGTACTCGCGCTGGTGCTGGCGCTGCTGGTGATCCCCTTCGAGGCCATCGCCATTCCGCTCTTCTACCAGGTCTCGTGGCTGGGCTGGCGCGATGACCACCTGGTGCAGGCCATCCCGTTCGTGGCCAACCCCCTCGCCATCTACCTCTTCTACAGCTTCTTCCTGGGCCTGCCCCGGGAACTGGAGGAGGCGGCCCGCATCGACGGGGCGGGCGTGCTGCGCACCTTTCTCACCATCGTCATTCCCAACAGCCGGGCCGCCTTCGCCAGCGTCGCCATCGTCACCTTCCTGTTCCACTGGGGCATGTACCTGTGGCCGCTTCTCATGACCACCTCGGAGCAGGTGCGTCCCCTGCCGCTCGGCATCGCCACCTTCTACACCCTGCCGCCGCTCGCCTGGGGCGACATCCTCGCCTTCGGCGTGCTCATGGTGCTGCCGGTGCTGGTGGTGTTCGTGGTGTTCCAGCGCGGCTTCGTGCAGGGGGTGGCGTGGGCGGGGGTGAAGGGGTGA
- a CDS encoding carbohydrate ABC transporter permease, with translation MSPWRRSEARIAWWLVTPALAGLGVFILLPFALAVVLSFTSLRMGSPLPLEYVGWENYRLAFDEPGFRRGLANNVLFALVVVPVQTALGLALALLLNRRFQGRLLFRTLFFMPVVFPLSLVAVVWVLIFAPGPDGLLNAVLATLSLGAWAPRDFLNDPAWALPAIMVTSIWQGAGFQMVILLAGLQAIPRQLYEAAAVDGAGPMRRFLHVTLPGLRNPLIFVLIVTTILSFRVFDQVRIMTRGGPRDASTTVIHEVVRTAFDQGQVALGAAMSVVFFVIVLGITLLQRGLMRQRGEVQ, from the coding sequence GTGAGCCCGTGGCGGCGCAGCGAGGCCCGGATCGCCTGGTGGCTGGTGACGCCTGCCCTGGCTGGCCTGGGGGTCTTCATCCTGCTGCCCTTCGCACTCGCCGTGGTGCTCTCCTTCACGAGCCTGCGCATGGGCTCCCCCCTGCCGCTGGAGTATGTCGGCTGGGAGAACTACCGGCTCGCCTTCGACGAGCCGGGGTTCCGCCGCGGCCTGGCGAACAATGTCCTGTTCGCCCTGGTGGTGGTGCCGGTGCAGACCGCTCTGGGCCTGGCGCTGGCCCTGCTGCTCAACCGCCGCTTCCAGGGGCGGCTGCTGTTCCGCACCCTGTTCTTCATGCCGGTGGTGTTTCCACTGTCGCTGGTGGCGGTGGTGTGGGTGCTGATCTTCGCCCCGGGCCCGGACGGGCTGCTGAATGCGGTGCTGGCGACACTCAGCCTCGGGGCCTGGGCGCCCCGGGATTTTCTCAACGATCCGGCCTGGGCGCTGCCTGCCATCATGGTCACTTCCATCTGGCAGGGGGCGGGTTTCCAGATGGTGATCCTGCTGGCGGGACTGCAGGCGATCCCCCGCCAACTCTACGAGGCGGCCGCCGTGGACGGGGCGGGGCCCATGCGCCGGTTCCTGCATGTGACACTGCCCGGACTGCGCAACCCCCTGATCTTCGTGCTGATCGTCACCACCATCCTCTCCTTCCGGGTATTCGACCAGGTACGCATCATGACCCGCGGCGGTCCCCGGGATGCCTCCACCACGGTGATCCACGAGGTGGTGCGCACCGCCTTCGACCAGGGACAGGTTGCCCTTGGCGCGGCCATGAGCGTGGTGTTCTTCGTGATCGTGCTGGGCATTACGCTGCTGCAGCGCGGCCTGATGCGTCAGCGGGGGGAGGTGCAATGA
- a CDS encoding ABC transporter substrate-binding protein codes for MRQSLGFIMLFLAVAVIAGCIDRPPAADGVRELHVWAHAGREAERVTLEAQLRRFEARNPRVAVRLTFIPEGSYNGQVQAASLAGRLPDLLELDGPYLYNYAWQRRLRPLDDLLPEAVRDDLLPSLITQGTWRGRLYGAGVFDSGLGLWADRRALARAGVRIPAGPEDAWDGDEFRSVLERLAASSPDSRVLDLKLNYPDEWFTYAFSPLIQSAGADLVHRENGAGASGALDAPAAVRAMGEIQHWIESDYVDPNLDDAAFVQGRVPLAWGGHWNHPAYREALGGDLLLLPLPRLGPRLVTGQGSWQWAITREAREPELAAALLAFLLEPRQVLEMTRANGAVPGTRRAVAESPDYGPGGPLHLFVRQLQEGYAVPRPRTPAYPVITAAFSRAFRDIRHGAPVEQTLVRAARHIDRELVANRFYPDVERASAAAGEMPL; via the coding sequence ATGAGGCAATCGCTCGGGTTCATCATGCTGTTTCTGGCCGTGGCGGTCATCGCCGGCTGCATCGACCGCCCTCCGGCCGCCGACGGTGTCCGCGAACTGCATGTATGGGCCCATGCGGGCCGCGAGGCGGAGCGCGTCACCCTGGAAGCGCAGCTGCGCCGCTTCGAGGCGCGCAATCCGCGTGTGGCGGTGCGGCTCACCTTCATTCCTGAGGGGTCCTACAACGGCCAGGTGCAGGCGGCGTCCCTGGCAGGCCGCCTGCCGGATCTGCTGGAGCTGGATGGACCTTATCTTTACAACTACGCGTGGCAGCGGCGGCTGCGCCCACTGGATGACCTATTGCCCGAGGCCGTTCGCGACGACCTGCTGCCTTCCCTGATCACCCAGGGAACCTGGCGCGGCCGGCTCTACGGCGCAGGCGTGTTCGATTCGGGGCTCGGCCTGTGGGCGGACCGTCGCGCCCTGGCGCGGGCCGGGGTGCGCATCCCGGCGGGGCCGGAAGACGCCTGGGACGGCGACGAGTTCCGATCGGTGCTCGAAAGGCTCGCCGCTTCTTCGCCGGACAGCCGCGTGCTGGACCTCAAGCTCAACTACCCGGACGAATGGTTCACCTACGCATTCTCGCCCCTGATCCAGTCGGCGGGGGCGGACCTGGTGCACCGGGAGAACGGCGCGGGTGCCTCGGGCGCCCTGGACGCCCCGGCCGCCGTGCGCGCCATGGGCGAGATCCAGCACTGGATCGAATCGGATTACGTGGACCCCAATCTGGACGACGCCGCCTTCGTTCAGGGCCGTGTGCCGCTCGCCTGGGGCGGACACTGGAATCATCCCGCCTACCGGGAGGCCCTGGGAGGGGACCTGCTGCTCCTGCCTTTGCCGCGCCTCGGTCCGCGTCTGGTGACCGGCCAGGGTTCCTGGCAATGGGCGATCACCCGTGAGGCCCGGGAGCCGGAACTGGCCGCGGCATTGCTGGCCTTTCTCCTTGAGCCCCGGCAGGTGCTGGAGATGACCCGCGCCAACGGCGCGGTACCGGGCACGCGTCGTGCGGTGGCCGAATCGCCGGACTATGGCCCCGGCGGCCCCCTGCATCTGTTCGTGCGGCAACTGCAGGAGGGCTACGCGGTACCGCGTCCGCGCACCCCCGCCTACCCGGTGATTACCGCCGCCTTCAGCCGGGCCTTCCGGGACATCCGCCATGGGGCGCCGGTGGAACAGACGCTTGTCCGGGCGGCCCGGCACATCGACCGGGAGTTGGTGGCGAACCGCTTCTATCCGGACGTTGAACGCGCGTCGGCCGCGGCGGGGGAGATGCCGCTGTGA
- a CDS encoding EAL domain-containing protein, with product MSRMQDGTLRQQRLILVALGFLVVAVLSFAGRMAVVVHHEYRDMQVVQAAERLSTETIGFATALARERGFTMALLGTPSHERDTLRLRLQAVRSVTDSRWDRLHDRIGSLPSGLSSDRFLSDSTDRLRTDYGRVLDLRDRIDTGTEPPDGVEHEQWFDAATDTIAAAYTVGMAVSTPMPRELLTVEHARRARELSWMLSEYSGRERGLLAFFISAGRPLPASALAQARHLSLMIDHYTAELEQYLSRNAFPSAVTRAFSAMQEQFQEGLAEDRRAVHRALESGRYPMSGSEWVERSTHAIDSVIDVSDAISLAVEEALHPVAHRIRRDMAVSVIMVVLVGGIAVLTAARVRRIVVKLFEQQRLAEITLGSIGDGVITTDGAGRIESLNSAAEAMTGWSSAEARGESFERIFRLENRYTSEAPASVVAACMDSGRIIAGSDDNLMVRRDGTEVAVFHSTAPIHDPEGGIAGTVTVFYDLLNAWSEQHLLSYHGTHDSVTGLINRGAFERCVHALVSHIADDDAHFAICYLDIDQFRVVNDTCGHPAGDHLIKELVGALKRCISGTDLLARLGGDEFGVLIHGCPPGKAVEVAERLRREAEGIRFRYDGHIFAVTLSIGVVPVTDPHQSPAQLLALADAACFTAKEKGRNQVHLYEPDDHHMSRYQTDMMWLSRLQHALEGDEFELYCQPIVRVADRSLFAVEILLRLHQADTVVVGPGVFIPAAERYGLMGMIDRWVISRTLAALAARTDAGDDDGPLYSINLSGPSLGNPGTAEFIEQQFGEHAIAPGRVCFEVTETATIGNFKVAHDLLTRLRSMGCKVALDDFGTGLSSFAYLRDLPIDFIKMGGGFVRDMPTDERHAAMVQATHTVARAMDLPMVAESMENPEIEVMLRDMGIEYMQGYGIARPMELGLFMAETMPKVVDEQRARVLGNLLTDRS from the coding sequence ATGAGCCGGATGCAGGACGGGACGCTCAGACAACAGCGGCTCATCCTGGTCGCGCTGGGTTTCCTGGTGGTGGCCGTGCTCAGCTTCGCGGGCCGCATGGCGGTGGTGGTCCATCACGAATACCGCGACATGCAGGTGGTGCAGGCGGCGGAACGTCTCAGTACCGAGACCATCGGTTTCGCCACGGCCCTGGCCCGGGAGCGCGGTTTCACCATGGCGCTTCTGGGCACCCCGTCCCATGAGCGCGACACGCTCAGGCTGCGGCTGCAGGCGGTCCGAAGTGTCACCGACAGCCGATGGGATCGCCTCCATGACCGGATCGGGTCGCTGCCCTCCGGTCTTTCCAGTGACCGTTTCCTCTCCGACAGTACGGACCGGCTTCGAACGGACTACGGCCGGGTCCTCGATCTGCGCGACCGCATTGATACCGGTACGGAGCCCCCGGACGGGGTGGAGCACGAGCAGTGGTTCGACGCGGCAACCGACACCATCGCCGCCGCCTACACGGTGGGTATGGCCGTCTCGACACCGATGCCACGGGAACTGCTGACCGTCGAACACGCACGCAGGGCGCGCGAACTCTCCTGGATGCTGAGCGAGTACTCGGGCCGGGAGCGCGGTCTGCTGGCCTTCTTCATCAGCGCGGGCCGGCCGCTGCCCGCCTCGGCCCTTGCGCAGGCACGTCACCTCTCGCTGATGATCGATCATTACACCGCCGAACTCGAACAGTACCTGAGCAGAAATGCCTTTCCCTCGGCCGTCACCCGCGCCTTCTCGGCCATGCAGGAGCAGTTCCAGGAAGGCCTCGCCGAGGATCGAAGGGCTGTCCACCGGGCCCTCGAAAGCGGGCGATATCCGATGTCGGGCAGCGAATGGGTGGAGCGCTCAACCCATGCCATCGACTCCGTGATCGACGTTTCGGATGCGATCAGCCTGGCGGTGGAGGAGGCGCTGCATCCCGTCGCACACCGGATCCGGCGTGATATGGCGGTCTCGGTGATCATGGTGGTCCTCGTGGGCGGCATAGCGGTTCTCACCGCCGCACGGGTTCGCCGCATCGTGGTGAAATTGTTCGAGCAGCAGCGTCTTGCGGAGATCACGCTCGGCTCCATCGGTGACGGCGTGATCACCACGGATGGGGCCGGGCGCATCGAATCCCTCAACTCGGCCGCGGAGGCCATGACAGGATGGTCGTCCGCCGAGGCCCGGGGCGAGTCATTCGAGCGGATCTTTCGCCTGGAGAACCGCTACACCAGCGAGGCGCCGGCATCGGTGGTGGCGGCCTGCATGGATAGCGGCCGAATCATCGCCGGCAGTGACGACAACCTCATGGTGCGCCGAGATGGTACCGAGGTTGCCGTATTCCACTCCACGGCGCCCATCCACGATCCGGAAGGCGGTATCGCCGGAACGGTGACGGTCTTCTACGATCTGCTCAATGCCTGGTCCGAACAGCACCTGCTCTCCTACCACGGCACCCACGACAGTGTGACGGGCCTGATCAACCGGGGTGCGTTCGAGCGCTGCGTTCATGCGCTGGTCTCGCACATTGCGGACGATGATGCCCACTTTGCCATCTGCTATCTCGATATCGATCAGTTCAGAGTCGTGAACGACACCTGCGGCCATCCCGCGGGGGATCACCTGATCAAGGAACTGGTCGGTGCGCTCAAACGGTGTATCAGCGGCACCGATCTCCTTGCCCGTCTGGGAGGGGATGAGTTCGGTGTGCTGATCCACGGCTGTCCGCCCGGGAAGGCGGTGGAGGTGGCCGAGCGCCTGCGCCGTGAGGCCGAGGGGATACGCTTTCGCTATGACGGACACATCTTTGCCGTGACGCTCAGCATCGGTGTGGTGCCCGTCACCGATCCTCATCAGTCGCCCGCCCAGCTTTTGGCCCTGGCGGACGCCGCGTGTTTCACGGCCAAGGAGAAGGGCCGCAACCAGGTTCATCTCTACGAGCCCGACGACCACCACATGAGCAGATATCAAACGGACATGATGTGGTTGTCCCGCCTGCAGCACGCCCTGGAGGGGGACGAATTCGAGCTCTACTGCCAGCCCATCGTCCGGGTGGCCGATCGGTCGCTGTTCGCGGTGGAGATCCTGCTGCGCCTGCATCAGGCGGACACCGTGGTCGTCGGCCCCGGAGTGTTCATCCCCGCCGCCGAGCGTTACGGGCTGATGGGAATGATCGACCGGTGGGTGATTTCCCGCACACTTGCCGCACTGGCGGCGCGGACTGACGCCGGCGACGACGATGGCCCGCTGTACTCCATCAATCTGTCCGGCCCGTCGCTCGGCAATCCCGGCACCGCCGAATTCATCGAGCAGCAGTTCGGTGAGCACGCCATCGCGCCCGGGCGCGTCTGCTTCGAGGTCACCGAAACCGCAACCATCGGCAACTTCAAGGTGGCGCACGATCTGCTGACCCGCCTGCGTTCCATGGGCTGCAAGGTGGCGCTCGACGACTTTGGCACGGGCCTGTCCTCATTCGCCTATCTTCGCGACCTGCCCATCGACTTCATCAAGATGGGCGGCGGCTTCGTGCGCGATATGCCCACCGACGAGCGGCATGCCGCCATGGTGCAGGCAACCCATACGGTGGCGCGCGCCATGGACCTGCCGATGGTCGCCGAGTCCATGGAGAACCCGGAAATCGAGGTGATGCTGCGCGACATGGGCATCGAGTACATGCAGGGTTACGGGATTGCGCGCCCCATGGAACTCGGGCTTTTCATGGCGGAAACGATGCCGAAGGTCGTTGATGAGCAACGGGCGAGGGTCCTGGGTAACCTGTTGACGGACAGGTCATGA